From Triticum aestivum cultivar Chinese Spring chromosome 4A, IWGSC CS RefSeq v2.1, whole genome shotgun sequence, a single genomic window includes:
- the LOC123085272 gene encoding ATP-dependent Clp protease ATP-binding subunit CLPT1, chloroplastic has translation MATAAQVAATFLSFLSCPRHHTAPSPSISFLATPVLPASLRAAAAGGQTLTFRCRGRRIAVVAQLPTMIPELASGEKKIRWSSRAVRSFAMAELEARKMRYPTTGTEGLLMGILVEGTSDAAKLMRAKGITLLTVRDAAATILGKSEMFYFSPMHPPLTESAQRALDWAVNEKLKSGEDGEVTANHLFLAIWSDKESAGHKVLASLGFDDQKASLLAKTAGEEKAMSPR, from the exons ATGGCGACCGCCGCCCAGGTCGCCGCCACATTTCTCTCCTTCCTCTCATGCCCCCGTCACCACACCGCTCCCTCCCCTTCCATCTCCTTCCTGGCGACCCCTGTATTGCCCGCCTCGCTCCGGGCCGCTGCCGCGGGGGGCCAAACCCTCACCTTCCGCTGCCGGGGCCGTCGCATCGCCGTCGTTGCTCAGCTCCCTACTAT GATTCCAGAGCTAGCTAGCGGGGAGAAGAAAATCCG GTGGTCATCGAGGGCGGTGCGATCATTTGCAATGGCGGAGCTGGAGGCACGGAAGATGAGGTACCCAACCACAGGCACCGAGGGGCTGCTTATGGGCATACTCGTTGAAG GAACTAGTGACGCGGCAAAACTTATGCGTGCTAAGGGAATCACATTGCTCACGGTGCGTGACGCGGCAGCAACAATACTTGGGAAGTCAGAAATGTTTTACTTCAGTCCTATGCATCCACCATTGACAGAATCTGCACAGCGTGCCCTTGATTGGGCTGTAAACGAGAAACTAAAGTCAG GTGAGGACGGAGAGGTAACGGCCAATCATTTGTTCCTGGCGATATGGTCAGATAAAGAGTCAGCTGGTCATAAGGTTCTGGCTTCCCTTGGTTTTGATGATCAGAAAGCCAGTTTGCTGGCCAAAACG GCAGGCGAAGAGAAAGCAATGAGTCCTAGATAG